Proteins encoded by one window of Ascochyta rabiei chromosome 1, complete sequence:
- a CDS encoding U4/U6 x U5 tri-snRNP complex subunit Prp1 gives MSRRDFLSMPAPENYVAGLGRGATGFTTRSDLGPAREGPSEEQMKEMLAKRAASLGQAAPSAYGVTEKKEEEDDEADRFQDPDNEVGLFSSGMNYDKDDDEADRIYQEVDEKMDKRRRVRREAREQQERDEYEKNNPKIQLQFADLKRALGAVSEEEWAALPEVGDMTGKAKRAREARMANARSYAVPDSVLSAASKSGELETSISTGDSDSGTMTNFASIGAAQLSALTVRLDSAASSNPGTQTTTTSGTATSVDPKGYITALDKKEMQGGEVPVEDINRARVLLESAVKTNVNNGPGYVALARLEEVAGKIHTAKKVIQKGCDMCPKSIVVWEEAIRLNRENLHNAKIIAANGIKLNPKAIVLWKAAIDLEQTPAARKKVTRQALDHNPQSVELWKTLINDTEDIENVKLLFAKATDTVPLSEELWISYARVSDADAAQQVLNKARKAIPTSWAIWVHACRLQEELGKVDICDKIMERAVKALIKENAMIKREEWLAQAEICEEEGDKVTAGSIVKATIGWGLDEDDERRDTWLEDAKSISNRGHYETARAILGHCVSVFPYSTTVWHASADLEKHHGTTESLLSVLERAVNACPNSESLWLLYARERWQAGDIEGARQVLGRSFEQLPGNENLYTRAVDFEADAGNYEQARSFLKVARDSAATDRIFMKSAVLERQLGDYETAIDICNQGLQNWPGSWKLHAIKGQIYEQLSKLKEAQEALSIGTRAAPKSPMLYILLSRIQEKTGAVVKARSTLDRGRQQNPKNADLLCESVRLEHRQGNIPAAQKVMATALQDCPTSGLLWAEKIMHLESRTQRKPRALEAIKKVEKDPQLFVVVARIFWSERRLDKAATWFTKAVVLDPDYGDGWVWFYKFLEQHGTEEKKQEVLSKAAMAEPKHGEIWQSVNKDPKNARLGVEEVLKLAASKAE, from the exons ATGAGCAGACGCGACTTCCTGTCTATGCCTGCGCCCGAGAACTATGTAGCTGGTCTCGGGCGTGGTGCTACCGGGTTCACGACCAGAAGCGATCTTGGTCCGGCACGGGAGGGCCCTTCTGAGGAGCAGATGAAGGAAATGTTGGCCAAGCGCGCGGCTTCTTTAGGCCAAGCGGCCCCATCTGCCTATGGTGTCACGGAGAAAaaggaggaagaggacgaCGAGGCAGATCGATTCCAGGACCCCGATAACGAGGTGGGTTTGTTCTCGAGCGGCATGAACTACGAcaaggacgacgacgaagcaGACCGCATATACCAGGAAGTGGACGAGAAAATGGACAAGCGGCGGCGAGTGAGACG GGAAGCTCGCGAGCAACAAGAACGAGACGAATACGAAAAAAACAACCCCAAGATTCAACTCCAGTTCGCCGACCTGAAGCGTGCGCTCGGCGCTGTATCGGAAGAAGAATGGGCTGCGCTACCCGAGGTTGGAGACATGACGGGCAAGGCGAAGCGCGCGCGAGAAGCTCGCATGGCAAATGCACGATCGTATGCGGTACCTGACAGCGTTCTGTCCGCCGCGTCCAAATCTGGCGAGCTGGAGACTTCCATATCCACAGGCGACTCCGACTCGGGCACCATGACCAACTTTGCCTCCATCGGTGCTGCACAACTGTCCGCTTTGACGGTGCGACTAGATTCGGCGGCGTCGAGCAACCCCGGTACGCAGACAACGACAACCTCAGGGACGGCAACTTCGGTCGACCCCAAAGGTTACATCACGGCGTTGGACAAGAAGGAAATGCAGGGCGGCGAAGTGCCAGTGGAAGACATAAACCGCGCGCGTGTCTTATTGGAGTCGGCAGTCAAGACGAACGTCAACAACGGCCCCGGTTATGTTGCGCTAGCACGTCTCGAAGAAGTTGCAGGCAAGATTCACACCGCAAAGAAGGTCATCCAGAAAGGTTGCGACATGTGTCCCAAGTCGATCGTTGTGTGGGAGGAAGCCATCCGACTGAACCGCGAGAACTTGCACAACGCCAAGATCATCGCTGCCAACGGCATCAAGCTTAACCCAAAGGCTATTGTGCTGTGGAAAGCAGCCATCGACCTAGAGCAGACGCCAGCAGCTAGGAAGAAGGTCACTCGACAAGCATTGGATCACAACCCTCAGTCTGTGGAGCTCTGGAAGACCTTGATCAACGACACCGAAGACATCGAGAATGTAAAACTGCTGTTTGCAAAGGCTACAGACACGGTCCCGCTCTCAGAAGAGCTGTGGATCTCCTATGCGCGTGTGAGCGATGCAGACGCCGCTCAGCAGGTCTTGAACAAGGCGCGCAAAGCCATTCCTACCAGTTGGGCGATTTGGGTACACGCTTGCAGACTGCAAGAAGAGCTTGGAAAGGTCGACATTTGCGACAAGATCATGGAACGCGCGGTCAAGGCCTTGATTAAGGAGAACGCTATGATCAAGCGCGAAGAGTGGCTGGCACAAGCCGAGATTTGTGAAGAGGAGGGCGACAAAGTGACTGCGGGCTCCATTGTGAAAGCGACCATCGGTTGGGGTctggacgaggacgacgaaCGACGCGACACTTGGCTGGAAGACGCAAAGAGCATCTCCAATAGAGGTCACTACGAAACAGCCCGGGCTATTCTTGGGCACTGTGTATCCGTTTTCCCATACTCGACCACAGTCTGGCATGCGTCTGCCGACCTTGAGAAGCATCACGGGACTACCGAGTCGCTTCTTAGTGTCCTTGAGCGTGCTGTCAACGCCTGCCCGAACTCGGAATCGTTGTGGCTGCTGTATGCACGAGAAAGGTGGCAGGCCGGAGATATTGAGGGTGCTCGTCAGGTGTTAGGACGATCGTTCGAGCAACTTCCAGGTAACGAGAATCTCTACACAAGAGCTGTCGACTTTGAAGCGGACGCTGGCAACTACGAACAGGCGCGCAGTTTCTTGAAGGTTGCGCGAGATTCGGCTGCCACCGATCGCATATTTATGAAGTCTGCGGTTCTCGAGCGCCAACTCGGCGACTACGAAACTGCTATCGATATCTGCAACCAAGGCCTGCAAAACTGGCCCGGCAGTTGGAAGTTGCACGCCATCAAGGGGCAGATTTACGAGCAGCTGTCGAAGCTGAAGGAGGCACAAGAAGCACTCAGCATTGGCACAAGAGCCGCACCAAAGTCACCTATGCTCTACATTCTGCTCTCGAGAATACAAGAGAAGACCGGTGCTGTCGTCAAAGCTCGCTCGACACTTGACCGCGGTCGCCAGCAGAACCCCAAGAACGCTGACCTCCTCTGCGAATCGGTCCGCCTGGAACACCGCCAGGGCAACATCCCCGCTGCCCAAAAAGTCATGGCTACTGCTCTCCAAGACTGTCCTACTTCCGGACTTCTCTGGGCTGAGAAGATCATGCATCTCGAATCTAGGACCCAACGGAAACCGCGCGCCCTCGAAGCTATCAAGAAAGTTGAAAAGGACCCGCAGCTCTTTGTGGTCGTTGCTCGCATCTTCTGGTCCGAACGGAGGCTTGACAAAGCGGCTACTTGGTTCACAAAGGCGGTGGTCCTGGATCCAGACTACGGTGACGGATGGGTCTGGTTTTACAAGTTCCTTGAGCAGCATGGGAcggaggagaagaagcaggaAGTGTTGAGCAAGGCCGCGATGGCGGAACCAAAGCATGGGGAGATTTGGCAAAGTGTAAACAAGGATCCAAAGAATGCGCGACTCGGTGTTGAGGAGGTATTGAAGCTTGCAGCTAGTAAGGCGGAGTAG